The following coding sequences are from one Salvia hispanica cultivar TCC Black 2014 chromosome 3, UniMelb_Shisp_WGS_1.0, whole genome shotgun sequence window:
- the LOC125214725 gene encoding putative late blight resistance protein homolog R1B-17 — MAYAALVSLENTIHRFLNGNLYSICVEEKQQITSLLEYVTPIRNFLEEFPNESNSWEEQMRELADAAEDILEYLVLEKVFLPCENESESHPSENHRLHLKKVLKETHVKLDIVNEFVEEFPDDAKASSLKGRITEMTTEMTEIYAFYKLEKTHRRFREKWRFLPSELGKLKPKIQFIRHLNETINELDSIVEEVMAIKNDSNEATSSPALAPVDDIVGFPQDDADASECYRSAKHELQLEKVMVEIASISAKVSSSSKEVRRGADSSSAAPAIHRNSLVGFEEHVMNIKDLLCGEQSKLQVIPVCGMGGIGKTTLARNVYDDQLIKENFDVRVWVTVSQDYSAQRILSDLLESLKEYSNQSGKEESAHTKVYQILMGRKYLVVMDDIWRSEAWDIVRNVFPDNGDGSRIMLTTRLYDVASYPGPSVTPYELDLLDEVQSWSLLKEKVFANQECPSDLENIGKDIARSCKGLPLAIVVIAGLLSTVTENPSSWLEVAGTLKSATTDEKNHIEEILSLSYVELPQLLRPCFLYMASFPEDHEIYTSKLIRLWIAEGFLKFPINAKSFEEVAEECLEELVKRNLVFVTNWKSDGRIKSCILHDLIRELCIRKAHESKFFLNLMDEEKFMESIKNERRVSTSNLNFFSSYGGSTIHSIKCFKYHIVKLDFVEGVRLVRVLDAEAADVEPLPSQLFELFHLRYLAVTYFHRIPSILSKLKNLQTLIVRKVKRSTIGLSGADDMLVPWCMKELRHVYFYGEINFEYPIDTTCSLENLHTVSWLNSVCCRERILKKIPNLKKLKVYCDDYDDDDDDGDPGCLNNLVHLHRLENLELYAAHSFRLSYNLAFPGKLKRLSLRDLKLPWNDMIVVGSLPNLQVLKLRGCTCSGGTWETTEGTFPVLEVLRVERSRFENWITECGHFPKLKRLLLDSCQDLNEIPSDIGEIPTLELIVVVGNVKESLLESAEVIRKEQDDMGNNTLQVVCIPKSS, encoded by the coding sequence ATGGCTTATGCAGCTCTTGTCTCCCTTGAAAACACCATACACAGATTCCTAAATGGTAATCTATATTCCATCTGTGTTGAAGAAAAACAGCAAATTACATCTCTGCTTGAGTATGTTACTCCCATTCGAAACTTTCTCGAAGAATTTCCGAATGAATCCAATAGCTGGGAGGAGCAAATGAGGGAGCTGGCTGATGCAGCAGAAGATATACTAGAATATCTTGTGTTGGAAAAGGTTTTTCTGCCTTGTGAAAATGAGTCTGAATCCCATCCAAGTGAAAACCACAGGCTCCACCTGAAAAAAGTCCTCAAAGAGACTCATGTGAAGCTTGACATAGTGAACGAGTTTGTGGAAGAATTCCCAGATGATGCTAAAGCTAGCAGTTTGAAAGGCCGAATCACGGAGATGACAACTGAAATGACTGAAATTTACGCATTTTACAAGCTGGAGAAAACTCATCGCCGTTTCAGAGAAAAGTGGAGATTTTTACCATCAGAGTTGGGCAAGCTCAAGCCTAAAATCCAGTTTATACGCCACTTGAACGAGACGATAAATGAACTTGATTCGATCGTGGAGGAGGTGATGGCCATCAAGAATGACAGCAATGAAGCCACTTCATCTCCTGCACTTGCACCTGTTGATGATATAGTTGGCTTCCCTCAAGATGATGCTGATGCGTCTGAATGCTATCGAAGCGCAAAACATGAGCTCCAGCTGGAAAAGGTTATGGTGGAGATTGCTTCAATTTCTGCAAAGGTTAGTTCCAGCAGCAAAGAAGTTCGACGTGGTGCTGATTCTTCATCAGCTGCTCCAGCCATCCACAGAAACTCCCTGGTTGGTTTTGAAGAACATGTGATGAACATCAAGGACCTGCTCTGTGGAGAACAATCCAAGCTCCAGGTCATACCGGTGTGTGGTATGGGGGGCATCGGCAAAACTACTCTCGCCAGAAATGTTTATGACGATCAACTAATTAAGGAGAATTTCGACGTTCGTGTCTGGGTCACAGTGTCACAGGATTACAGTGCACAGAGAATTCTTTCAGACCTTCTGGAGTCCCTGAAGGAATACAGCAACCAAAGTGGAAAGGAAGAAAGCGCTCACACAAAAGTGTACCAAATTTTAATGGGCAGGAAATATTTAGTGGTGATGGATGACATCTGGAGAAGCGAGGCATGGGATATTGTTAGGAATGTGTTTCCTGATAATGGTGACGGAAGCCGTATCATGCTAACTACAAGGTTGTATGATGTGGCTTCGTATCCTGGTCCTTCAGTCACGCCTTATGAGTTGGATTTGCTGGATGAAGTTCAGAGTTGGAGCTTACTTAAGGAGAAGGTGTTTGCAAATCAAGAATGTCCTTCCGATTTGGAAAATATTGGGAAGGATATCGCAAGAAGCTGCAAAGGGTTACCCCTCGCTATCGTGGTGATTGCAGGACTTTTATCCACGGTCACTGAGAATCCATCTTCGTGGCTGGAGGTTGCCGGGACGTTGAAGTCTGCAACAACTGATGAGAAAAATCATATTGAAGAGATACTATCCTTGAGCTATGTGGAATTACCTCAGTTACTGAGGCCATGTTTCTTGTACATGGCTTCATTTCCTGAAGATCATGAGATATATACATCGAAACTCATTAGATTATGGATAGCAGAGGGCTTTCTCAAATTTCCGATCAACGCCAAGAGCTTTGAAGAGGTGGCTGAAGAGTGTTTGGAGGAACTTGTGAAGAGAAACCTTGTTTTTGTCACAAATTGGAAATCTGatgggagaatcaaaagttgtaTCCTCCATGATCTGATTAGGGAGCTGTGCATAAGAAAAGCTCATGAAAGTAAGTTTTTTCTGAACTTAATGGATGAGGAGAAATTTATGGAAAGCATAAAAAACGAGCGTCGGGTAAGTACTTCTAATCTAAATTTCTTTTCAAGCTATGGTGGATCGActatccattccattaaatgCTTCAAGTATCATATAGTGAAACTGGACTTTGTGGAAGGTGTTAGATTGGTGAGGGTGTTGGATGCTGAAGCTGCTGATGTGGAGCCATTGCCATCTCAATTATTTGAGCTATTCCATTTGAGATACCTTGCTGTTACATATTTTCATCGCATTCCTAGTATCTTATCAAAACTTAAAAACCTGCAAACCTTAATCGTTCGTAAAGTAAAGAGATCCACGATAGGATTATCCGGAGCTGATGACATGCTGGTGCCGTGGTGCATGAAAGAACTGAGACATGTTTACTTTTATGGGGAGATTAACTTTGAGTATCCCATAGATACAACATGTTCACTAGAGAATCTACACACGGTCTCGTGGCTTAACAGTGTGTGTTGCAGAGAGCGTATCCTGAAAAAGATCCCAAACCTCAAAAAACTGAAGGTTTATTGTGATgattatgatgatgatgatgatgatggagaTCCAGGTTGCCTGAATAACCTGGTACATCTGCATCGACTTGAGAATTTGGAATTATATGCGGCTCATTCGTTTAGGTTGAGCTACAATCTTGCTTTTCCGGGGAAGCTCAAAAGGCTGAGTTTGAGGGATTTGAAACTTCCTTGGAACGACATGATTGTCGTTGGTTCATTGCCAAATCTTCAAGTGCTTAAACTGAGAGGTTGCACTTGCAGTGGTGGCACATGGGAAACAACTGAGGGAACATTTCCAGTGTTGGAAGTTCTTCGAGTTGAACGTTCGAGGTTTGAGAACTGGATAACTGAATGTGGTCATTTCCCAAAGCTCAAACGCCTGCTGCTTGATTCTTGTCAGGATCTCAATGAGATTCCATCTGATATTGGAGAAATTCCGACTCTTGAACTGATTGTGGTTGTGGGTAATGTGAAGGAGTCTTTGTTGGAGTCGGCTGAAGTGATAA